Proteins co-encoded in one bacterium genomic window:
- the mqnC gene encoding cyclic dehypoxanthinyl futalosine synthase has translation MTLPSALLHKLEQRERLSEAEALTLFREGDLLTLGHYADQANAAKNGDTVGYVIDRNLNYTNVCVLRCKFCAFRRDQDAEGSWELSHEDIDRKIEELLQAGGTQILMQGGHHPDFKLDYYVAMVRHIKEKFPSITVHAFSPPELHHIAHVCKLSYRELLTELKAAGLDSIPGGGAEILNDEIRRKISSGKCNSESWLKICETGHELGIQGSATMMFGHVERLEDRVEHLRQLRELQDRTGGFFAFIPWTYVPGNSPMGGESVGGHEYLKTLAICRLYLDNFKNIQISWLTQGVKVAQIAMSFGGNDMGSTLLEENVVRSTGVPNQTTVPELRRIVTESGKIPRQRDTFYRYLN, from the coding sequence ATGACACTTCCCTCCGCTTTGTTGCATAAGCTCGAGCAGCGGGAGCGCCTCAGCGAAGCCGAGGCCCTGACTCTATTTCGCGAAGGCGACCTCTTGACCTTGGGCCATTACGCCGACCAAGCCAACGCCGCGAAGAACGGCGACACCGTCGGCTACGTCATCGACCGCAACCTCAATTACACCAACGTCTGCGTCCTGCGCTGCAAATTCTGCGCATTCCGCCGGGACCAGGATGCCGAGGGCAGCTGGGAGCTGAGCCACGAGGACATCGACCGCAAGATCGAGGAGCTGCTCCAGGCCGGCGGCACCCAGATCCTGATGCAAGGCGGCCATCACCCCGATTTCAAGCTCGACTATTACGTCGCGATGGTCCGCCACATCAAAGAGAAGTTTCCCAGCATCACCGTCCATGCCTTCTCGCCGCCGGAGCTCCACCACATCGCCCACGTCTGCAAGCTCTCCTATCGGGAGCTCTTGACCGAGCTGAAGGCCGCGGGCTTGGACAGCATCCCGGGCGGCGGCGCCGAGATCCTCAACGACGAGATCCGCCGGAAAATTTCTTCCGGCAAGTGCAACAGCGAATCCTGGCTCAAGATCTGCGAGACCGGCCACGAGCTCGGCATCCAGGGCTCGGCCACCATGATGTTCGGCCACGTCGAGCGCCTTGAGGACCGGGTCGAGCACCTGCGGCAGCTCCGCGAGCTTCAGGATCGGACCGGCGGCTTCTTCGCCTTCATCCCTTGGACCTATGTCCCCGGAAACTCGCCGATGGGCGGCGAGTCGGTGGGCGGCCACGAATACCTCAAGACCTTGGCGATCTGCCGGCTCTACCTCGACAACTTCAAGAACATCCAGATCAGCTGGCTAACCCAGGGCGTGAAGGTCGCCCAGATCGCCATGTCCTTCGGCGGCAACGACATGGGCTCGACCCTGCTCGAAGAAAATGTCGTCCGAAGCACCGGCGTTCCCAATCAAACCACCGTCCCGGAGCTGCGCCGGATCGTTACCGAGAGCGGAAAGATCCCGCGGCAACGCGACACCTTTTACCGTTACCTCAACTAA
- a CDS encoding acetyl-CoA C-acetyltransferase yields MSNSENYSVIVSAARTPIGSFLGSLSSVPATKLGAVAIQEAVKRAGIAGELVEEVIMGNVLTAAEGQSPARQALIFAGLPKETGALTIGKVCGSGLKAVMLADQMIRAGDRDVVVAGGMESMSQAPYALPKAREGYRMGNGQLIDTMVNDGLWDVYNNYHMGSAAELCAKEQKVSREEQDAFSAESYRRAQAAVKEGAFKDEIVPVPVPQRKGDPVLVDTDEEPGKGDITKLPKLSTAFQKDGTVTAGNASSINDGAAALVVMSAAKAKELGLKPMAKIVAQAQASIAPEWFTMAPAEAMEKALNKAKLKAADIDLWEVNEAFAVVAVANNRKIGIPADKVNVWGGAVALGHPIGASGARILVTLLHGMKRKNAKRGLASLCIGGGEGVALIVEAL; encoded by the coding sequence GTGTCCAATTCCGAAAATTATTCCGTCATCGTCTCGGCCGCCCGCACTCCCATCGGCAGCTTCCTGGGATCCCTGTCCTCGGTTCCCGCGACCAAGCTCGGCGCCGTCGCCATCCAAGAAGCGGTGAAGCGGGCCGGCATCGCCGGCGAGCTGGTCGAAGAGGTCATCATGGGCAACGTCCTGACCGCCGCCGAGGGCCAATCGCCGGCCCGCCAGGCCTTGATCTTCGCCGGCCTGCCCAAAGAGACCGGCGCTCTGACCATCGGCAAGGTTTGCGGCTCGGGCCTCAAGGCGGTCATGCTGGCCGATCAGATGATCCGGGCCGGCGACCGAGACGTGGTCGTGGCCGGCGGCATGGAGAGCATGAGCCAAGCGCCTTACGCCTTGCCCAAGGCCCGCGAAGGCTATCGGATGGGCAACGGCCAATTGATCGACACGATGGTCAATGACGGCCTGTGGGACGTCTATAACAACTACCATATGGGTAGCGCCGCCGAGCTTTGCGCCAAGGAGCAGAAGGTCAGCCGCGAGGAGCAGGACGCTTTCTCGGCCGAGAGCTACCGCCGGGCCCAAGCCGCGGTGAAAGAGGGCGCCTTCAAGGACGAGATCGTCCCGGTGCCGGTGCCCCAGCGCAAGGGCGACCCGGTCCTGGTCGACACCGACGAAGAGCCGGGCAAAGGCGACATTACCAAGTTGCCCAAGCTTTCGACCGCTTTCCAAAAAGACGGCACCGTCACCGCCGGCAATGCCTCCTCGATCAACGATGGCGCCGCGGCCTTGGTGGTGATGAGCGCGGCCAAAGCCAAGGAGCTGGGCTTGAAGCCGATGGCCAAGATCGTCGCCCAGGCCCAAGCCTCGATCGCGCCCGAATGGTTCACGATGGCGCCGGCCGAGGCGATGGAGAAGGCTCTGAACAAGGCCAAGCTCAAGGCCGCCGACATCGACCTCTGGGAGGTCAACGAGGCCTTCGCGGTCGTGGCCGTCGCCAACAACCGAAAGATCGGCATCCCGGCCGACAAAGTCAACGTCTGGGGCGGCGCGGTGGCCCTCGGCCATCCGATCGGCGCCAGCGGCGCCCGGATCCTGGTCACCTTGCTCCACGGCATGAAGCGCAAGAACGCCAAGCGCGGCTTGGCCAGCCTCTGCATCGGCGGCGGCGAGGGCGTGGCCCTGATCGTCGAAGCATTGTAG
- a CDS encoding acyl-CoA dehydrogenase produces the protein MEFSLSEEQKMVRDMARAFAQKEVAPTAAEMDLKGEFPSRHLPKMAELGLLGMMVPTEWGGSGLDTLSYVLALEEISAACASTAVTMSVNNSLYCGPITKFASDAQKEKYLKPFASGQKLGAYALSEPGTGSDAANQQTVAVKKGDKWILNGRKNFITNGPHADAMIVYAMNDKEKRHKGISAFIVEKSFPGFAVGKVEKKLGICASSTSEIVLDNCEVPAENLLGEVGQGFTIAMNTLDSGRIGIGTQALGIARAAFEAAAKYSTEREAFGKKIYEFGAIQNFLADMATQIDAARLLVHRAAWLKDQGQSINKEAAMAKLFASEVAMFVTNKAIQVHGGYGYIKDYPVERHYRDAKITEIYEGTSEIQRLVICRQVIKDL, from the coding sequence ATGGAGTTTTCCTTAAGCGAAGAGCAAAAAATGGTCCGCGACATGGCGCGGGCTTTCGCCCAAAAAGAGGTCGCCCCCACGGCGGCCGAAATGGACTTGAAGGGGGAATTCCCCAGCCGCCACCTGCCGAAGATGGCCGAGCTCGGCTTGCTGGGCATGATGGTGCCGACGGAGTGGGGCGGCTCGGGCCTCGACACTCTGTCCTACGTCCTGGCTTTGGAAGAGATCTCGGCGGCCTGCGCCTCGACCGCCGTCACCATGTCGGTCAACAATTCGCTCTACTGCGGGCCGATCACCAAGTTCGCCTCCGACGCCCAGAAGGAAAAATACCTCAAGCCCTTCGCCTCGGGCCAAAAACTCGGGGCCTATGCGCTTTCCGAGCCCGGCACCGGCTCCGACGCCGCCAACCAACAGACCGTGGCGGTCAAGAAGGGCGACAAATGGATCTTGAACGGCCGGAAGAATTTCATCACCAACGGCCCCCACGCCGATGCGATGATCGTCTACGCGATGAACGACAAGGAGAAGCGGCACAAGGGAATCTCGGCCTTCATCGTCGAAAAGAGCTTTCCCGGCTTTGCCGTCGGCAAGGTCGAGAAGAAGCTCGGCATCTGCGCCTCCTCGACCTCGGAGATCGTCCTCGACAACTGCGAGGTCCCGGCCGAGAACCTGCTGGGCGAGGTCGGCCAGGGCTTCACCATCGCGATGAACACCCTCGACTCGGGCCGCATCGGCATCGGCACCCAGGCCTTGGGCATCGCCCGGGCGGCCTTTGAAGCCGCGGCCAAGTACTCGACCGAGCGCGAGGCTTTCGGGAAGAAGATTTACGAATTCGGCGCCATCCAGAACTTCCTGGCCGACATGGCCACCCAGATCGACGCCGCCCGCCTTTTGGTGCACCGGGCGGCTTGGCTGAAGGATCAGGGCCAATCGATCAACAAGGAAGCGGCCATGGCCAAGCTCTTCGCCTCCGAGGTCGCCATGTTCGTGACCAACAAGGCCATCCAGGTGCATGGCGGTTACGGCTATATCAAGGATTATCCGGTGGAGCGCCACTACCGCGACGCCAAGATCACCGAGATTTACGAAGGCACCAGCGAGATCCAGCGCCTGGTCATCTGCCGGCAGGTGATCAAAGACCTTTGA
- a CDS encoding menaquinone biosynthesis protein, translating to MPRIGSVPYLNAMPLLEGLEAATGSPIVFDNPARLHERVCQGEIDVALLPVVSFLENHELKLIPGSGIVSHGAVRSVKAFHEKRGYDLAKARRIFLDTDSKTSNRLLKLLLLKKYERDFAELEFVDKMDKADTVLQIGDKALERSHFGNSTDLGAEWQELTGLPFVYACWMSRVPVTAELLAQLHNAKMTGLQNLQEIALRQSKIAPEDALSYLTQNIQYDVEGPELVGLKMFFDWIVELENLNYDTSLRFVA from the coding sequence ATGCCCAGGATCGGAAGCGTCCCTTATCTCAACGCGATGCCGCTGCTCGAAGGACTGGAAGCCGCCACTGGCTCCCCGATCGTCTTCGACAATCCCGCCCGCCTCCATGAAAGAGTTTGCCAAGGCGAGATCGACGTCGCCCTGCTTCCGGTGGTCTCCTTCCTCGAGAACCACGAGCTCAAGCTGATCCCGGGATCGGGCATCGTTTCCCACGGGGCGGTGCGCAGCGTGAAGGCCTTCCACGAGAAACGGGGCTACGACCTCGCCAAGGCCCGGCGGATCTTCCTCGACACCGATTCCAAGACCAGCAACCGGCTGCTCAAGCTATTGCTGCTCAAAAAATACGAGCGCGATTTCGCCGAGCTCGAATTCGTCGATAAAATGGACAAGGCCGATACCGTGCTCCAGATCGGCGACAAGGCCCTGGAGCGCAGCCATTTCGGAAATTCGACCGACCTCGGCGCCGAGTGGCAGGAGCTGACCGGCCTCCCCTTCGTCTACGCCTGTTGGATGAGCCGGGTCCCGGTGACGGCCGAACTCCTGGCCCAGCTCCACAACGCCAAGATGACCGGCCTGCAAAACCTCCAGGAAATCGCCCTCCGCCAAAGCAAGATTGCCCCCGAGGACGCCCTGAGCTATCTCACTCAGAACATCCAATACGACGTCGAGGGCCCGGAATTGGTCGGTCTCAAGATGTTCTTCGATTGGATCGTCGAGCTGGAGAACCTGAACTATGACACTTCCCTCCGCTTTGTTGCATAA
- a CDS encoding amidohydrolase family protein, with translation MLLYAAALLNPGREPVLEPALWIRGDTLAYAGPCADMPDEAARDPDTLDLGEVVVCPGLVNAHAHLELTALQDLPYPGEFVGWIKSLMESKNRIEPRSQDEAFHQGILQCLRGGTTCIGDHVSVGANLEPLMRSPLRGRAFVEVIGVVPEVARDMLKAALHLQEIWRKVSPDLQVSPSPHSVHALSPDILAETLSLPEPVFSVHLAESQSEWDYFAKKAGTMHDFIASRGQALDREADSAVRELKKMGRLNGRLLAIHGNYLDAADLELLAQAGASLVHCPFSHGYFGHEPFPLKEARAAGLNIALGTDSLASASTLSMLEVMRAMEKEFPELKREEIFAMATINGARALKLDALCGTLEAGKKADLIAFPSAGLRPLEAIFQAENVEAILIGGRLVRPA, from the coding sequence ATGCTGCTCTACGCCGCCGCCCTGCTCAATCCTGGACGCGAGCCGGTCCTCGAACCGGCGCTGTGGATCCGGGGCGACACTCTTGCCTACGCCGGGCCCTGCGCCGACATGCCCGACGAGGCCGCGCGCGATCCCGACACCCTCGATTTGGGCGAGGTCGTGGTCTGTCCCGGCCTGGTCAACGCCCACGCCCATCTCGAGCTGACGGCGCTGCAGGATCTTCCCTACCCCGGCGAATTCGTCGGCTGGATCAAGAGCTTGATGGAGAGCAAAAACCGGATCGAGCCCCGAAGCCAGGATGAGGCCTTTCATCAAGGCATCCTCCAATGCCTGCGGGGCGGAACCACCTGCATCGGCGACCACGTGAGCGTCGGCGCCAACCTCGAGCCCTTGATGCGCTCGCCGCTCCGGGGCCGGGCCTTCGTCGAGGTGATCGGCGTCGTGCCCGAGGTGGCCCGCGACATGTTGAAGGCCGCGCTGCATCTGCAGGAAATCTGGCGAAAGGTTTCGCCGGACCTCCAGGTCAGTCCCTCGCCCCATTCGGTCCATGCCCTGAGTCCCGACATCCTGGCCGAAACCCTGAGCCTTCCCGAACCGGTGTTTTCGGTTCACTTGGCGGAGAGCCAAAGCGAGTGGGACTATTTCGCGAAAAAGGCCGGGACGATGCACGATTTCATCGCTTCCCGGGGCCAAGCTCTCGATCGCGAGGCCGATAGCGCCGTCCGGGAGCTGAAAAAAATGGGCCGGCTGAACGGCCGGCTCCTGGCGATCCACGGAAATTACCTCGATGCCGCCGATCTCGAGCTTTTGGCCCAGGCCGGCGCCAGCCTGGTTCACTGCCCCTTCTCCCACGGCTATTTCGGGCATGAGCCCTTTCCGCTGAAGGAAGCTCGAGCCGCCGGCTTGAACATCGCCCTCGGCACCGACAGCCTGGCCAGCGCTTCGACCCTCTCGATGCTCGAGGTGATGCGGGCGATGGAAAAAGAATTTCCGGAGCTGAAGCGCGAGGAGATCTTCGCGATGGCGACGATCAACGGCGCCAGGGCCTTGAAGCTGGATGCCCTCTGCGGCACCCTCGAGGCCGGGAAGAAGGCCGATCTCATCGCGTTTCCCTCGGCCGGCTTGCGACCCTTGGAGGCGATCTTCCAAGCCGAAAACGTCGAGGCTATTCTGATCGGCGGCCGCCTGGTGCGGCCGGCCTGA
- a CDS encoding 3-hydroxybutyryl-CoA dehydrogenase, giving the protein MTVQKIGVIGVGQMGSGIVQIAALAGFDVLACDQSPQHNEKATAGLTKQLAKLVEKGKLSEDDKGAAIKRVSWTCNLEDFAKCDLVIEAITENVAAKEKLFRELDAKCQASTILATNTSSISVTGLAAATKRPEKVIGMHFFNPVPVMKLLEIIRAVQTDDATYQTALAVGEKLGKKTVTAKDSAAFIVNRTLLPFLNEAVFTLYEGVGTAEDIDAAVKMGLNHPMGPLELCDFVGLDTLLAVLDVMYKEFGDPKYRACPLLRKYVEAGWYGRKAGRGFYKYS; this is encoded by the coding sequence ATGACGGTGCAAAAAATCGGCGTCATCGGCGTCGGCCAAATGGGTAGCGGAATCGTTCAGATCGCGGCTCTCGCCGGCTTCGATGTCTTGGCCTGCGACCAAAGCCCCCAACACAACGAGAAGGCCACCGCCGGCCTCACCAAGCAGCTCGCCAAGCTGGTCGAGAAGGGCAAGCTGAGCGAGGACGACAAGGGCGCCGCGATCAAGCGGGTTTCCTGGACCTGCAACCTCGAGGATTTCGCCAAATGCGATCTCGTCATCGAGGCGATCACCGAGAACGTCGCCGCCAAGGAAAAGCTCTTCCGCGAGCTCGATGCCAAATGCCAAGCGAGCACTATCCTGGCCACCAACACCAGCTCGATCTCGGTCACCGGCTTGGCCGCCGCCACCAAGCGGCCCGAGAAGGTCATCGGCATGCACTTCTTCAACCCGGTCCCGGTGATGAAGCTGCTCGAGATCATCCGCGCCGTCCAGACCGACGATGCCACCTACCAGACTGCGCTGGCCGTCGGCGAGAAGCTGGGCAAGAAGACGGTCACCGCCAAGGATTCGGCCGCCTTCATCGTCAACCGGACCTTGCTGCCCTTTCTCAACGAAGCCGTCTTCACCTTGTATGAAGGCGTCGGCACGGCCGAGGACATCGACGCCGCCGTCAAGATGGGCCTCAACCATCCGATGGGACCGCTGGAGCTCTGCGACTTCGTCGGCCTCGACACCCTGCTGGCGGTCCTCGACGTCATGTACAAGGAATTCGGCGATCCCAAGTACCGGGCCTGCCCCCTGCTTCGCAAATACGTCGAGGCCGGGTGGTACGGCCGCAAGGCCGGCCGCGGTTTTTACAAATATTCGTAG
- a CDS encoding enoyl-CoA hydratase-related protein — MAYENLLTNLQEGIFTIKVNRPKALNALNGGVLLDLLNVMHEVRQNKEIKIAVITGEGEKAFVAGADIAAMKEMTPLQAKEFCDLGHHVMRMIETSRVPVIAAVNGFALGGGLELALACDFIYASENAKLGLPEVNLGIFPGFGGSQRLPRLIGKNRARELIFTARMLSAKEAQEWGLVNKVCGATELLKDVEVVAKEIMQKGPVAIELSKRAVVEGADLDLVSGLAIERALFPLAFATQDRVEGVTAFLEKRKAAFKGQ; from the coding sequence ATGGCATATGAAAATTTGTTGACCAACCTGCAAGAAGGCATCTTCACGATCAAGGTCAACCGGCCCAAGGCGCTCAACGCCTTGAACGGCGGCGTCCTCCTCGACCTGCTTAACGTGATGCACGAGGTCCGGCAGAACAAGGAAATCAAAATCGCCGTCATCACCGGCGAGGGCGAGAAGGCTTTCGTGGCCGGCGCCGACATCGCCGCGATGAAGGAGATGACTCCGCTTCAGGCCAAGGAATTTTGCGACCTCGGCCACCACGTGATGCGGATGATCGAAACCTCGCGGGTGCCGGTCATCGCCGCGGTCAACGGCTTTGCCCTCGGCGGGGGCTTGGAATTGGCCTTGGCCTGCGACTTCATCTACGCCTCGGAAAACGCCAAGCTCGGTTTGCCCGAGGTCAACCTTGGCATCTTCCCGGGCTTCGGCGGCAGCCAGCGCCTGCCTCGCCTCATCGGCAAGAACCGGGCCCGGGAGCTGATCTTCACCGCCCGGATGCTTTCGGCCAAGGAAGCCCAGGAATGGGGGCTGGTCAACAAGGTCTGCGGCGCCACCGAGCTGTTGAAGGACGTCGAGGTCGTCGCCAAGGAGATCATGCAGAAGGGGCCGGTCGCGATCGAGCTCTCCAAGCGGGCCGTCGTCGAAGGCGCCGACCTCGACTTGGTCAGCGGCCTCGCCATCGAGCGCGCGCTGTTTCCCTTGGCCTTCGCGACCCAGGATCGGGTCGAAGGCGTCACGGCATTCCTCGAGAAACGAAAGGCCGCCTTCAAGGGCCAATAA